A region of Rhodamnia argentea isolate NSW1041297 chromosome 9, ASM2092103v1, whole genome shotgun sequence DNA encodes the following proteins:
- the LOC115742896 gene encoding disease resistance protein L6-like: MASSGAGTSLGSEYDVFLSFRASDTRVRFTDSLFHSLTDAGIRVFRDDEELRVGERIDGLLQRAIDNSRIYILVLSRTYASSPWCLRELTRIVANTLESEGTKEILPIFFDVNPDDVKLKTPLYRDTIINLERNKKLSSELVDTWREALVKVTAIKGWEANKYEGLGELILSIVREVVNKLKEEQKWVNERLVGLNDQVKGVIKLLDFKSGGVRLLMIYGMGGIGKTTLTRVVLDELSYHFGKYCYFLEDVRANSSRANGLVELQKKLLSQIGHPAKIWRIEEIDYGMEMIGEALCDKKVLIILDDVDNSEQVEKLVGKISLHSGSRILISTRNKDVLRTYKPQYQIFKYEMEGMSYDNALQLFSWHAFHGDHPPDDYTDLSRDIITTTGRLPLALEVIGSFLYRKNSQELWKGILDKLNKVSPMDVYGKLKIIYEGLTFSQQQIFLHIACFFVGHDTTNALYMWTDCDFFQDREVSPVITLPVLIRLSLVKILGNNTFWMHDQLRDFGREIVRLENLKNPEQRSRIWTSMEDLDATRIKQNTDVTHCSFSFADGPGS, encoded by the exons ATGGCGAGCTCAGGCGCGGGAACATCGTTGGGAAGCGAGTATgacgtgttcttgagctttagagcATCCGACACTCGCGTCAGATTCACCGACTCCCTCTTCCATAGCTTGACTGATGCTGGAATCCGCGTCTttcgagatgatgaagagctccgCGTGGGTGAAAGGATCGATGGATTGCTTCAGCGAGCGATAGACAACTCCAGAATTTACATACTCGTCTTATCTCGGACCTATGCTTCGAGCCCGtggtgcctccgcgagctcACACGGATTGTGGCAAACACCCTTGAATCGGAAGGTACTAAAGAGATCCTACCTATTTTCTTCGACGTGAATCCGGACGATGTTAAGCTGAAAACTCCTCTGTATCGTGATACCATAATCAATCTGGAGCGCAACAAGAAGTTGAGCAGTGAATTAGTAGATACGTGGAGAGAGGCCCTCGTGAAGGTTACTGCGATAAAAGGGTGGGAAGCGAACAAGTACGAAGG CCTCGGTGAACTGATCTTATCGATAGTTAGGGAGGTCGTGAACAAGTTGAAGGAAGAACAGAAATGGGTGAATGAACGTTTAGTTGGACTTAATGATCAAGTTAAAGGAGTAATCAAATTGTTAGACTTCAAATCTGGTGGAGTGCGACTCCTCATGATTTATGGTATGGGGGGTATCGGTAAGACGACTCTCACCAGAGTCGTCTTAGACGAACTCTCTTATCATTTTGGAAAGTATTGTTATTTCCTCGAAGATGTTCGAGCAAACTCATCAAGAGCAAATGGCTTAGTTGAGTTGCAAAAGAAGTTATTATCCCAAATTGGCCATCCTGCAAAAATATGGAGAATTGAGGAAATTGATTATGGAATGGAGATGATTGGGGAAGCACTTTGCGATAAGAAAGTTCTCATTatacttgatgatgttgataaCAGTGAACAAGTGGAGAAATTAGTTGGAAAGATTAGTTTGCATTCGGGTTCTAGAATATTGATTTCAACTAGAAATAAAGATGTTTTGCGAACCTATAAACCACAGTATCAAATTTTCAAGTATGAAATGGAGGGGATGAGTTATGATAATGCGCTTCAACTTTTTAGTTGGCATGCATTCCATGGAGACCACCCTCCGGATGATTATACTGATCTTTCAAGGGACATCATAACTACTACAGGGAGACTTCCATTAGCTCTTGAAGTAATTGGTTCGTTTCTCTACCGCAAGAATTCACAAGAATTGTGGAAAGGGATATTGGATAAGTTGAACAAAGTATCTCCAATGGATGTTTATGGAAAGTTGAAGATTATCTACGAAGGCTTAACTTTCagtcaacaacaaattttcctccATATCGCATGCTTTTTTGTTGGTCACGATACCACGAATGCACTTTATATGTGGACAGATTGTGACTTTTTCCAAGATCGTGAAGTTTCCCCAGTGATTACACTTCCTGTCCTCATTCGGTTGTCTCTGGTAAAGATTTTGGGGAACAATACTTTttggatgcacgatcaactcAGAGATTTCGGTAGAGAAATTGTTCGTCTAGAAAATCTAAAGAATCCCGAACAACGAAGTAGGATATGGACTTCAATGGAAGACCTCGATGCAACGAGAATAAAGCAG AATACTGATGTCACTCATTGCTCATTCTCATTTGCAGATGGGCCTGGAAGTTGA
- the LOC115742979 gene encoding disease resistance protein TAO1-like, translated as MYLKNVVVLEFTGIDLLDDSRLRDLIEVARKLKVLSLKSCHSIMTTPVFSGCPTLERLTFEDCSILNRIDVSIGKLQCLIDLKIDRCCCLKDLPEEIGDLINLEHFFVQRCKVKKLPDSIWKLKSLRELYFSSRFLALTSTDLWELPSAIGRFQNLEVLLVNSPNLKGQLPSGIGYLPLLRILNLSKTQISELPKTISMLPRLQVLELMACHDIQELPVLPTSLTHLRVSSASLRKIPNLSNLNNLVRLDLIIVDEVDWEFIQTD; from the exons ATGTACCTAAAGAATGTGGTCGTTCTTGAATTTACAGGCATTGACTTGTTAGATGATTCAAGATTACGGGACTTAATCGAG GTGGcgagaaaattgaaagttctctCTCTTAAAAGTTGTCACAGCATAATGACAACACCAGTCTTCTCTGGATGCCCGACTTTAGAGAGGCTTACTTTCGAAGATTGTTCCATCTTGAATAGAATTGACGTCTCTATTGGGAAATTGCAGTGCCTGATTGACCTGAAGATTGATAGGTGCTGTTGTCTTAAAGATTTGCCTGAAGAAATTGGGGACCTAATCAATCTGGAGCACTTCTTTGTACAACGGTGTAAAGTGAAGAAACTCCCTGATTCCATATGGAAGTTGAAATCACTACGGGAATTGTACTTTTCAAGTCGCTTTTTGGCATTGACCTCAACAGATTTATGGGAGTTACCTAGTGCCATTGGAAGGTTTCAAAATCTGGAAGTGCTTCTAGTCAATAGTCCCAATTTGAAAGGTCAACTTCCTTCTGGGATCGGATATTTGCCTCTTCTAAGAATTttaaatctatcaaaaactCAGATCAGTGAACTTCCAAAGACCATCAGCATGCTTCCTCGCTTGCAAGTATTGGAGTTGATGGCATGTCATGATATTCAAGAGTTGCCGGTGCTTCCAACAAGTTTAACCCATTTACGAGTGTCATCTGCATCATTGCGGAAAATCCCGAATCTCTCGAACTTAAATAATTTGGTTCGGTTGGATCTAATCATAGTGGATGAGG TGGATTGGGAATTTATTCAAACTGACTAA